A genomic region of Canis aureus isolate CA01 chromosome 16, VMU_Caureus_v.1.0, whole genome shotgun sequence contains the following coding sequences:
- the PHOSPHO1 gene encoding phosphoethanolamine/phosphocholine phosphatase isoform X3 — translation MSGCFPVAGLRCLSRVCRGLVREAPTSPSPTASAARLLRTLAETPPADVYLPGNWSWTCQRLWPWPANQPLPGRLAPRPLSLAPSSSSSSCSSSPRSQDGGMAAQGAPRFLLTFDFDETIVDENSDDSIVRAAPGQRLPESLRATYREGFYNEYMQRVFQYLGEQGVRPRDLRAIYEAIPLSPGMSDLLQFVAKQGSCFEVILISDANTFGVESALRAAGHHGLFRRILSNPSGPDARGLLALRPFHTHSCARCPANMCKHKVLSDYLRERAHDGVHFERLFYVGDGANDFCPMGLLAGGDVAFPRRGYPMHRLIQEAQKAEPSSFRASVVPWETATDVRLHLQQPPFPRPTPTPTPASIPQRKKSQRVQSPPGGGTR, via the exons ATGAGCGGGTGTTTTCCAGTTGCTGGCCTCCGATGCCTGTCTAGG GTATGTCGTGGCCTGGTGCGGGAAGCTCCTACCTCCCCAAGCCCCACTGCTTCTGCTGCCCGCTTACTTCGGACTCTGGCAGAAACCCCACCCGCTGACGTGTACCTCCCAGGGAATTG GTCTTGGACGTGCCAGCGCCTCTGGCCGTGGCCCGCTAACCAGCCTCTCCCCGGCCGGCTCGCGCCGCGCCCCCTCTCgcttgctccctcctcctcctcctcctcctgctcctcttcccccCGCTCCCAGGACGGCGGGATGGCCGCGCAGGGCGCGCCGCGCTTCCTCCTGACCTTCGACTTTGACGAGACCATCGTGGACGAGAACAGCGACGACTCGATCGTGCGCGCCGCGCCGGGCCAGCGGCTGCCCGAGAGCCTGCGGGCCACCTACCGCGAGGGCTTCTACAACGAGTACATGCAGCGCGTCTTCCAGTACCTGGGCGAGCAGGGCGTGCGGCCGCGGGACCTGCGCGCCATCTACGAGGCCATCCCCCTGTCGCCCGGCATGAGCGACCTGCTGCAGTTCGTGGCCAAGCAGGGCTCCTGCTTCGAGGTCATCCTCATCTCGGATGCCAACACCTTCGGCGTGGAGAGCGCGCTGCGCGCCGCCGGCCACCACGGCCTGTTCCGCCGCATCCTCAGCAACCCGTCGGGGCCCGACGCGCGGGGGCTGCTGGCGCTGCGGCCCTTCCACACGCACAGCTGCGCACGCTGCCCCGCCAACATGTGCAAGCACAAGGTGCTCAGCGACTACCTGCGCGAGCGGGCTCACGACGGCGTGCACTTCGAGCGCCTTTTCTACGTGGGCGACGGCGCCAACGACTTCTGCCCCATGGGGCTGCTGGCGGGCGGCGACGTGGCCTTCCCGCGCCGGGGCTACCCCATGCACCGCCTTATCCAGGAGGCGCAGAAGGCCGAGCCCAGCTCCTTCCGCGCCAGCGTGGTGCCCTGGGAAACCGCCACCGACGTGCGCCTCCATCTGCAACAG CCTCCCTTCccgcgccccacccccacccctacccccgccagcattccccaaaggaaaaaaagccagAGGGTACAGTCGCCTCCTGGTGGTGGAACGAGGTAG
- the LOC144286423 gene encoding uncharacterized protein LOC144286423 yields the protein MMCVWAAPSTCPPSPRAAAASPLNAREPEPEPPLALRLPQHPGPPQSPHVTSDCPITAAPAHIKGAGGLRATPSGCPAGSRSARAGGEARGGESGGEGMWSASLGSSVGGTLAGAAAGLRRSPCLHAQKCQGCASGAPSPEICRNAPLPPAPILLFAPPPSGDRGSPRKGFAVSSDLRTQLFAFCK from the exons ATGATGTGCGTCTGGGCCgccccctccacctgccccccatccccccgggccgccgccgcgtCCCCTTTAAATGCCcgggagccggagcccgagccgcCGCTGGCGCTGCGGCTGCCGCAGCACCCGGGCCCACCGCAGTCCCCGCACGTCACAAGCGACTGTCCAATCACAGCGGCGCCGGCGCACATCAAAGGGGCGGGCGGCCTGCGGGCCACGCCTTCAGGCTGCCCCGCAGGCTCGCGGAGCGCCCGCGCAGGTGGAGAGGCGCGCGGGGGGGAGAGCGGAGGAGAGGGGATGTGGAGCGCCTCCCTCGGGAGCAGCGTGGGGGGCACCCTCGCGGGAGCGGCTGCGGGGCTCCGCCGGAGTCCCTGCCTACACGCCCAGAAGTGCCAGGGCTGTGCCTCCGGGGCGCCGAGCCCCGAGATTTGCAGAAATGCACCCCTGCCGCCAGCCCCCATTCTCCTCTTCGCTCCTCCGCCGAGCG GTGACAGGGGGTCGCCGCGAAAGGGGTTCGCCGTGAGCAGTGATTTAAGGACCCAGTTGTTTGCCTTTTGCAAGTGA
- the PHOSPHO1 gene encoding phosphoethanolamine/phosphocholine phosphatase isoform X4 encodes MAAQGAPRFLLTFDFDETIVDENSDDSIVRAAPGQRLPESLRATYREGFYNEYMQRVFQYLGEQGVRPRDLRAIYEAIPLSPGMSDLLQFVAKQGSCFEVILISDANTFGVESALRAAGHHGLFRRILSNPSGPDARGLLALRPFHTHSCARCPANMCKHKVLSDYLRERAHDGVHFERLFYVGDGANDFCPMGLLAGGDVAFPRRGYPMHRLIQEAQKAEPSSFRASVVPWETATDVRLHLQQPLHPFSSSLPSRAPPPPLPPPAFPKGKKARGYSRLLVVERGSTVRLGSVQPGTSQRATVAPLTPASSMQQETRDFTKVAPRAGPSAPPLLPYGTESHDVLKQSQRKPSPPSLFGVLEL; translated from the exons ATGGCCGCGCAGGGCGCGCCGCGCTTCCTCCTGACCTTCGACTTTGACGAGACCATCGTGGACGAGAACAGCGACGACTCGATCGTGCGCGCCGCGCCGGGCCAGCGGCTGCCCGAGAGCCTGCGGGCCACCTACCGCGAGGGCTTCTACAACGAGTACATGCAGCGCGTCTTCCAGTACCTGGGCGAGCAGGGCGTGCGGCCGCGGGACCTGCGCGCCATCTACGAGGCCATCCCCCTGTCGCCCGGCATGAGCGACCTGCTGCAGTTCGTGGCCAAGCAGGGCTCCTGCTTCGAGGTCATCCTCATCTCGGATGCCAACACCTTCGGCGTGGAGAGCGCGCTGCGCGCCGCCGGCCACCACGGCCTGTTCCGCCGCATCCTCAGCAACCCGTCGGGGCCCGACGCGCGGGGGCTGCTGGCGCTGCGGCCCTTCCACACGCACAGCTGCGCACGCTGCCCCGCCAACATGTGCAAGCACAAGGTGCTCAGCGACTACCTGCGCGAGCGGGCTCACGACGGCGTGCACTTCGAGCGCCTTTTCTACGTGGGCGACGGCGCCAACGACTTCTGCCCCATGGGGCTGCTGGCGGGCGGCGACGTGGCCTTCCCGCGCCGGGGCTACCCCATGCACCGCCTTATCCAGGAGGCGCAGAAGGCCGAGCCCAGCTCCTTCCGCGCCAGCGTGGTGCCCTGGGAAACCGCCACCGACGTGCGCCTCCATCTGCAACAG cCACTACACCCTTTTTCCTCCAGCCTCCCTTCccgcgccccacccccacccctacccccgccagcattccccaaaggaaaaaaagccagAGGGTACAGTCGCCTCCTGGTGGTGGAACGAGGTAGCACTGTTCGGCTCGGGTCCGTCCAGCCTGGGACCTCGCAGCGCGCGACCGTGGCTCCTCTCACCCCAGCCTCGTCTATGCAGCAAGAGACCAGGGACTTTACCAAAGTCGCCCCGCGGGCTGGGCCCTCTGCGCCCCCCCTCCTCCCGTATGGAACAGAAAGCCATGATGTTTTAAAGCAGAGCCAGCGAAAGCCAAGCCCCCCCTCCCTCTTTGGTGTTTTAGAGCTATAA
- the PHOSPHO1 gene encoding phosphoethanolamine/phosphocholine phosphatase isoform X2: MSGCFPVAGLRCLSRDGGMAAQGAPRFLLTFDFDETIVDENSDDSIVRAAPGQRLPESLRATYREGFYNEYMQRVFQYLGEQGVRPRDLRAIYEAIPLSPGMSDLLQFVAKQGSCFEVILISDANTFGVESALRAAGHHGLFRRILSNPSGPDARGLLALRPFHTHSCARCPANMCKHKVLSDYLRERAHDGVHFERLFYVGDGANDFCPMGLLAGGDVAFPRRGYPMHRLIQEAQKAEPSSFRASVVPWETATDVRLHLQQPLHPFSSSLPSRAPPPPLPPPAFPKGKKARGYSRLLVVERGSTVRLGSVQPGTSQRATVAPLTPASSMQQETRDFTKVAPRAGPSAPPLLPYGTESHDVLKQSQRKPSPPSLFGVLEL, translated from the exons ATGAGCGGGTGTTTTCCAGTTGCTGGCCTCCGATGCCTGTCTAGG GACGGCGGGATGGCCGCGCAGGGCGCGCCGCGCTTCCTCCTGACCTTCGACTTTGACGAGACCATCGTGGACGAGAACAGCGACGACTCGATCGTGCGCGCCGCGCCGGGCCAGCGGCTGCCCGAGAGCCTGCGGGCCACCTACCGCGAGGGCTTCTACAACGAGTACATGCAGCGCGTCTTCCAGTACCTGGGCGAGCAGGGCGTGCGGCCGCGGGACCTGCGCGCCATCTACGAGGCCATCCCCCTGTCGCCCGGCATGAGCGACCTGCTGCAGTTCGTGGCCAAGCAGGGCTCCTGCTTCGAGGTCATCCTCATCTCGGATGCCAACACCTTCGGCGTGGAGAGCGCGCTGCGCGCCGCCGGCCACCACGGCCTGTTCCGCCGCATCCTCAGCAACCCGTCGGGGCCCGACGCGCGGGGGCTGCTGGCGCTGCGGCCCTTCCACACGCACAGCTGCGCACGCTGCCCCGCCAACATGTGCAAGCACAAGGTGCTCAGCGACTACCTGCGCGAGCGGGCTCACGACGGCGTGCACTTCGAGCGCCTTTTCTACGTGGGCGACGGCGCCAACGACTTCTGCCCCATGGGGCTGCTGGCGGGCGGCGACGTGGCCTTCCCGCGCCGGGGCTACCCCATGCACCGCCTTATCCAGGAGGCGCAGAAGGCCGAGCCCAGCTCCTTCCGCGCCAGCGTGGTGCCCTGGGAAACCGCCACCGACGTGCGCCTCCATCTGCAACAG cCACTACACCCTTTTTCCTCCAGCCTCCCTTCccgcgccccacccccacccctacccccgccagcattccccaaaggaaaaaaagccagAGGGTACAGTCGCCTCCTGGTGGTGGAACGAGGTAGCACTGTTCGGCTCGGGTCCGTCCAGCCTGGGACCTCGCAGCGCGCGACCGTGGCTCCTCTCACCCCAGCCTCGTCTATGCAGCAAGAGACCAGGGACTTTACCAAAGTCGCCCCGCGGGCTGGGCCCTCTGCGCCCCCCCTCCTCCCGTATGGAACAGAAAGCCATGATGTTTTAAAGCAGAGCCAGCGAAAGCCAAGCCCCCCCTCCCTCTTTGGTGTTTTAGAGCTATAA
- the PHOSPHO1 gene encoding phosphoethanolamine/phosphocholine phosphatase isoform X1, translating to MSGCFPVAGLRCLSRVCRGLVREAPTSPSPTASAARLLRTLAETPPADVYLPGNWSWTCQRLWPWPANQPLPGRLAPRPLSLAPSSSSSSCSSSPRSQDGGMAAQGAPRFLLTFDFDETIVDENSDDSIVRAAPGQRLPESLRATYREGFYNEYMQRVFQYLGEQGVRPRDLRAIYEAIPLSPGMSDLLQFVAKQGSCFEVILISDANTFGVESALRAAGHHGLFRRILSNPSGPDARGLLALRPFHTHSCARCPANMCKHKVLSDYLRERAHDGVHFERLFYVGDGANDFCPMGLLAGGDVAFPRRGYPMHRLIQEAQKAEPSSFRASVVPWETATDVRLHLQQPLHPFSSSLPSRAPPPPLPPPAFPKGKKARGYSRLLVVERGSTVRLGSVQPGTSQRATVAPLTPASSMQQETRDFTKVAPRAGPSAPPLLPYGTESHDVLKQSQRKPSPPSLFGVLEL from the exons ATGAGCGGGTGTTTTCCAGTTGCTGGCCTCCGATGCCTGTCTAGG GTATGTCGTGGCCTGGTGCGGGAAGCTCCTACCTCCCCAAGCCCCACTGCTTCTGCTGCCCGCTTACTTCGGACTCTGGCAGAAACCCCACCCGCTGACGTGTACCTCCCAGGGAATTG GTCTTGGACGTGCCAGCGCCTCTGGCCGTGGCCCGCTAACCAGCCTCTCCCCGGCCGGCTCGCGCCGCGCCCCCTCTCgcttgctccctcctcctcctcctcctcctgctcctcttcccccCGCTCCCAGGACGGCGGGATGGCCGCGCAGGGCGCGCCGCGCTTCCTCCTGACCTTCGACTTTGACGAGACCATCGTGGACGAGAACAGCGACGACTCGATCGTGCGCGCCGCGCCGGGCCAGCGGCTGCCCGAGAGCCTGCGGGCCACCTACCGCGAGGGCTTCTACAACGAGTACATGCAGCGCGTCTTCCAGTACCTGGGCGAGCAGGGCGTGCGGCCGCGGGACCTGCGCGCCATCTACGAGGCCATCCCCCTGTCGCCCGGCATGAGCGACCTGCTGCAGTTCGTGGCCAAGCAGGGCTCCTGCTTCGAGGTCATCCTCATCTCGGATGCCAACACCTTCGGCGTGGAGAGCGCGCTGCGCGCCGCCGGCCACCACGGCCTGTTCCGCCGCATCCTCAGCAACCCGTCGGGGCCCGACGCGCGGGGGCTGCTGGCGCTGCGGCCCTTCCACACGCACAGCTGCGCACGCTGCCCCGCCAACATGTGCAAGCACAAGGTGCTCAGCGACTACCTGCGCGAGCGGGCTCACGACGGCGTGCACTTCGAGCGCCTTTTCTACGTGGGCGACGGCGCCAACGACTTCTGCCCCATGGGGCTGCTGGCGGGCGGCGACGTGGCCTTCCCGCGCCGGGGCTACCCCATGCACCGCCTTATCCAGGAGGCGCAGAAGGCCGAGCCCAGCTCCTTCCGCGCCAGCGTGGTGCCCTGGGAAACCGCCACCGACGTGCGCCTCCATCTGCAACAG cCACTACACCCTTTTTCCTCCAGCCTCCCTTCccgcgccccacccccacccctacccccgccagcattccccaaaggaaaaaaagccagAGGGTACAGTCGCCTCCTGGTGGTGGAACGAGGTAGCACTGTTCGGCTCGGGTCCGTCCAGCCTGGGACCTCGCAGCGCGCGACCGTGGCTCCTCTCACCCCAGCCTCGTCTATGCAGCAAGAGACCAGGGACTTTACCAAAGTCGCCCCGCGGGCTGGGCCCTCTGCGCCCCCCCTCCTCCCGTATGGAACAGAAAGCCATGATGTTTTAAAGCAGAGCCAGCGAAAGCCAAGCCCCCCCTCCCTCTTTGGTGTTTTAGAGCTATAA
- the PHOSPHO1 gene encoding phosphoethanolamine/phosphocholine phosphatase isoform X5, translating into MSGCFPVAGLRCLSRVCRGLVREAPTSPSPTASAARLLRTLAETPPADVYLPGNWSWTCQRLWPWPANQPLPGRLAPRPLSLAPSSSSSSCSSSPRSQDGGMAAQGAPRFLLTFDFDETIVDENSDDSIVRAAPGQRLPESLRATYREGFYNEYMQRVFQYLGEQGVRPRDLRAIYEAIPLSPGMSDLLQFVAKQGSCFEVILISDANTFGVESALRAAGHHGLFRRILSNPSGPDARGLLALRPFHTHSCARCPANMCKHKVLSDYLRERAHDGVHFERLFYVGDGANDFCPMGLLAGGDVAFPRRGYPMHRLIQEAQKAEPSSFRASVVPWETATDVRLHLQQVLKTC; encoded by the exons ATGAGCGGGTGTTTTCCAGTTGCTGGCCTCCGATGCCTGTCTAGG GTATGTCGTGGCCTGGTGCGGGAAGCTCCTACCTCCCCAAGCCCCACTGCTTCTGCTGCCCGCTTACTTCGGACTCTGGCAGAAACCCCACCCGCTGACGTGTACCTCCCAGGGAATTG GTCTTGGACGTGCCAGCGCCTCTGGCCGTGGCCCGCTAACCAGCCTCTCCCCGGCCGGCTCGCGCCGCGCCCCCTCTCgcttgctccctcctcctcctcctcctcctgctcctcttcccccCGCTCCCAGGACGGCGGGATGGCCGCGCAGGGCGCGCCGCGCTTCCTCCTGACCTTCGACTTTGACGAGACCATCGTGGACGAGAACAGCGACGACTCGATCGTGCGCGCCGCGCCGGGCCAGCGGCTGCCCGAGAGCCTGCGGGCCACCTACCGCGAGGGCTTCTACAACGAGTACATGCAGCGCGTCTTCCAGTACCTGGGCGAGCAGGGCGTGCGGCCGCGGGACCTGCGCGCCATCTACGAGGCCATCCCCCTGTCGCCCGGCATGAGCGACCTGCTGCAGTTCGTGGCCAAGCAGGGCTCCTGCTTCGAGGTCATCCTCATCTCGGATGCCAACACCTTCGGCGTGGAGAGCGCGCTGCGCGCCGCCGGCCACCACGGCCTGTTCCGCCGCATCCTCAGCAACCCGTCGGGGCCCGACGCGCGGGGGCTGCTGGCGCTGCGGCCCTTCCACACGCACAGCTGCGCACGCTGCCCCGCCAACATGTGCAAGCACAAGGTGCTCAGCGACTACCTGCGCGAGCGGGCTCACGACGGCGTGCACTTCGAGCGCCTTTTCTACGTGGGCGACGGCGCCAACGACTTCTGCCCCATGGGGCTGCTGGCGGGCGGCGACGTGGCCTTCCCGCGCCGGGGCTACCCCATGCACCGCCTTATCCAGGAGGCGCAGAAGGCCGAGCCCAGCTCCTTCCGCGCCAGCGTGGTGCCCTGGGAAACCGCCACCGACGTGCGCCTCCATCTGCAACAGGTGCTGAAGACGTGCTGA
- the PHOSPHO1 gene encoding phosphoethanolamine/phosphocholine phosphatase isoform X6, with the protein MSGCFPVAGLRCLSRDGGMAAQGAPRFLLTFDFDETIVDENSDDSIVRAAPGQRLPESLRATYREGFYNEYMQRVFQYLGEQGVRPRDLRAIYEAIPLSPGMSDLLQFVAKQGSCFEVILISDANTFGVESALRAAGHHGLFRRILSNPSGPDARGLLALRPFHTHSCARCPANMCKHKVLSDYLRERAHDGVHFERLFYVGDGANDFCPMGLLAGGDVAFPRRGYPMHRLIQEAQKAEPSSFRASVVPWETATDVRLHLQQVLKTC; encoded by the exons ATGAGCGGGTGTTTTCCAGTTGCTGGCCTCCGATGCCTGTCTAGG GACGGCGGGATGGCCGCGCAGGGCGCGCCGCGCTTCCTCCTGACCTTCGACTTTGACGAGACCATCGTGGACGAGAACAGCGACGACTCGATCGTGCGCGCCGCGCCGGGCCAGCGGCTGCCCGAGAGCCTGCGGGCCACCTACCGCGAGGGCTTCTACAACGAGTACATGCAGCGCGTCTTCCAGTACCTGGGCGAGCAGGGCGTGCGGCCGCGGGACCTGCGCGCCATCTACGAGGCCATCCCCCTGTCGCCCGGCATGAGCGACCTGCTGCAGTTCGTGGCCAAGCAGGGCTCCTGCTTCGAGGTCATCCTCATCTCGGATGCCAACACCTTCGGCGTGGAGAGCGCGCTGCGCGCCGCCGGCCACCACGGCCTGTTCCGCCGCATCCTCAGCAACCCGTCGGGGCCCGACGCGCGGGGGCTGCTGGCGCTGCGGCCCTTCCACACGCACAGCTGCGCACGCTGCCCCGCCAACATGTGCAAGCACAAGGTGCTCAGCGACTACCTGCGCGAGCGGGCTCACGACGGCGTGCACTTCGAGCGCCTTTTCTACGTGGGCGACGGCGCCAACGACTTCTGCCCCATGGGGCTGCTGGCGGGCGGCGACGTGGCCTTCCCGCGCCGGGGCTACCCCATGCACCGCCTTATCCAGGAGGCGCAGAAGGCCGAGCCCAGCTCCTTCCGCGCCAGCGTGGTGCCCTGGGAAACCGCCACCGACGTGCGCCTCCATCTGCAACAGGTGCTGAAGACGTGCTGA